Proteins from a genomic interval of Corynebacterium deserti GIMN1.010:
- a CDS encoding ABC transporter ATP-binding protein, translated as MTDTFNTSDTSEAEYNEDLLLDFQGVFFKRDGRNLVGPVDWQVELDERWVIIGPNGAGKTTLIRMASAEEFPSGGVARIMGERVGKTDMRDLRSMIGVSSSALGNRIPGDEKVADLVISAGYAILGRWREEYDEMDFGQATEILEQVGAMHLADRTWGTLSEGERKRVLVARALMTNPELLILDEPTAGMDLGGREDLVGYLGDLAMDPDAPAIVMITHHVEEIPAGFTHALLLDEGEIVAQGLINTVMTNENLSKAFHQPIQVDRIGERYFARRVRTARSHRAKPAE; from the coding sequence GTGACTGACACCTTCAATACCTCCGATACTTCTGAAGCTGAATACAATGAAGACCTCCTCCTCGATTTCCAGGGCGTCTTTTTTAAACGAGACGGCCGAAACCTTGTGGGTCCCGTGGACTGGCAGGTGGAATTAGATGAACGCTGGGTGATCATCGGCCCCAATGGTGCAGGTAAAACCACCTTGATCCGCATGGCCTCTGCCGAAGAATTCCCATCCGGAGGTGTTGCACGCATCATGGGCGAACGCGTGGGCAAGACCGATATGCGCGACCTCCGATCCATGATCGGTGTGAGCTCCTCAGCACTGGGCAACCGCATTCCAGGGGATGAAAAAGTAGCTGACCTCGTGATTTCCGCAGGCTATGCCATCTTGGGTCGCTGGCGGGAAGAATACGACGAGATGGACTTTGGCCAAGCAACCGAGATTCTCGAACAAGTCGGTGCCATGCACCTGGCAGATCGCACTTGGGGCACCCTATCTGAGGGTGAACGCAAACGTGTGCTGGTCGCTCGTGCTCTCATGACCAACCCTGAGCTGCTCATCCTCGATGAGCCCACCGCAGGTATGGATCTCGGCGGACGCGAAGACCTCGTGGGCTACCTAGGCGATCTTGCCATGGACCCAGATGCCCCCGCGATCGTCATGATCACCCACCACGTGGAGGAAATCCCCGCAGGCTTCACCCACGCTTTGCTGCTTGATGAAGGCGAGATTGTCGCCCAAGGTCTCATCAACACTGTGATGACTAATGAAAACCTGTCCAAGGCCTTCCACCAGCCGATTCAAGTCGACCGTATCGGTGAACGCTACTTTGCACGCCGGGTGCGCACTGCGCGAAGCCACCGGGCAAAACCTGCAGAATAA
- a CDS encoding NUDIX hydrolase, producing the protein MVMQGIGGRKLAATVLLVRDAIIDGQPDIEVYIQERVSTMANFPRTTVFPGGGVDSRDFASEHGKDMWKGPSAEEWAEILGVSPEVAYALVFAAIRELFEEAGTLLAEYADGSGLVQDASKYHDYRVRLETHEISLTDMLQEEKLIIRSDLIVPFARWASPEGTKKKFDTFSFIAVEPQGQCADGTTSEASSTGYFSPRLILDGWRAGLLRLVIPTWASLFELSQFRRVDQLMEAVGDFDLSPVLDEAVGNPRYAEFYRARLTERF; encoded by the coding sequence ATGGTCATGCAAGGCATAGGTGGCAGAAAACTTGCCGCCACTGTGTTGCTGGTGCGTGATGCCATCATTGACGGCCAGCCTGACATTGAGGTCTACATCCAAGAGCGGGTCTCCACCATGGCCAACTTTCCACGGACCACCGTTTTCCCTGGTGGAGGCGTAGATTCGCGTGACTTCGCCTCCGAACACGGAAAAGACATGTGGAAAGGCCCTAGCGCGGAAGAGTGGGCCGAGATTCTCGGAGTGTCCCCAGAAGTTGCCTACGCCCTGGTATTTGCCGCTATCCGCGAGCTCTTTGAAGAGGCAGGCACGCTGCTCGCAGAATACGCCGACGGCTCGGGTCTTGTTCAAGACGCCAGCAAGTACCACGACTACCGTGTCCGCTTGGAAACCCACGAGATTTCACTCACCGACATGCTGCAAGAGGAAAAACTCATTATCCGCAGCGATCTCATCGTGCCTTTTGCGCGGTGGGCAAGCCCCGAGGGTACAAAGAAGAAATTTGATACGTTCTCGTTCATCGCCGTGGAACCCCAAGGTCAATGCGCTGATGGCACCACCTCTGAGGCGTCGTCTACGGGATACTTTTCACCTCGTCTGATCCTCGATGGGTGGCGCGCCGGGTTGCTTCGCCTGGTTATTCCTACGTGGGCATCGCTTTTTGAGCTCTCCCAATTCCGACGCGTCGACCAACTCATGGAGGCCGTGGGGGATTTTGATCTTAGCCCCGTTCTCGATGAGGCGGTTGGGAATCCTCGATACGCAGAGTTTTATCGTGCACGCTTGACGGAGCGCTTCTAA
- a CDS encoding THUMP-like domain-containing protein — protein sequence MSFSVDEVRFLTHKAPEIAAATSHLALTKKSMIADVAALRTQFGEFGRAVAELAGARRSALGKLPQDWLMCQESAQQTTAPQVAAERARRITAAVGEGAVAHDVTCSIGTEGHLLIDAGLHYLGSDFDHSRLLMASYNLRDHSDRALLCRADALVPASSHADVIVADPARRAGGKRITNPSHLLPPLPDLVAAWNGHAMAVKCAPGLDFSDWNGLVSIASVDGGVKESCLYTPDLADGETREAVVIKGEHIDRINNLAPDGDGDSLAGAPGEFIIDPDGAIVRAGLVRHYAVREGLWMLDDRIAYLTGNRIPSGTSGFPFIEEVPLKKLKSVLAAHGAGSVEILVRGVDVDPDQLRKKLQLKGSNAMAVVITRIGSKGVALVCGPRQWPVVCFK from the coding sequence ATGAGTTTCAGCGTGGATGAGGTGAGATTTCTTACCCACAAAGCCCCAGAAATTGCCGCCGCAACGTCCCACCTTGCCCTGACCAAGAAGTCGATGATCGCCGATGTGGCAGCCCTGCGCACCCAATTCGGCGAATTCGGCAGGGCGGTGGCAGAACTAGCAGGCGCCCGACGCAGCGCCCTGGGCAAACTGCCACAAGACTGGCTGATGTGCCAAGAGTCAGCGCAACAAACCACAGCACCACAGGTCGCCGCCGAACGCGCGCGACGGATTACAGCCGCCGTCGGCGAAGGGGCCGTAGCGCACGACGTTACGTGTTCGATCGGCACCGAAGGTCATTTGCTTATCGACGCCGGACTCCACTACTTAGGCTCCGACTTCGACCACTCACGCCTTTTGATGGCCTCCTATAACCTCCGCGACCACTCCGACCGGGCACTACTTTGCCGCGCTGACGCCCTTGTGCCCGCATCCTCACACGCCGATGTCATCGTCGCTGACCCTGCCCGACGCGCAGGCGGCAAACGTATCACCAACCCTTCCCATTTGCTGCCACCTCTGCCAGACCTTGTAGCAGCGTGGAACGGTCATGCCATGGCCGTGAAATGCGCACCCGGTCTGGACTTTTCTGATTGGAATGGCCTTGTCAGCATCGCAAGCGTGGACGGGGGAGTGAAAGAATCCTGCCTGTACACCCCAGACCTCGCCGATGGGGAGACCCGCGAAGCCGTTGTCATTAAGGGCGAGCACATTGACCGGATAAATAACCTCGCCCCGGATGGTGATGGGGACTCACTTGCTGGAGCGCCAGGGGAGTTCATCATCGATCCTGACGGTGCCATCGTGCGCGCCGGGTTGGTTCGCCACTACGCAGTCAGGGAGGGGTTGTGGATGTTGGATGATCGCATCGCATACCTCACTGGCAACCGGATTCCTTCTGGTACTAGCGGTTTCCCCTTTATTGAGGAGGTACCCCTGAAGAAATTGAAGTCCGTTCTTGCTGCTCATGGTGCTGGATCGGTAGAGATTTTGGTGCGTGGCGTTGATGTCGATCCAGATCAGTTGCGCAAGAAACTGCAGCTCAAGGGGTCTAACGCGATGGCTGTGGTGATCACACGCATTGGTTCGAAGGGTGTTGCGCTGGTCTGTGGCCCACGTCAGTGGCCTGTGGTCTGTTTTAAATAG
- a CDS encoding electron transfer flavoprotein subunit beta/FixA family protein codes for MSTIVVLVKNVPDTWSKRTLEDDFTLDREGVDRVLDEINEFAMEQALLLKEANPDAGYRVVALSAGPASGEEALRKALSMGADEAIQLSDDALAGSDLLGTAWALNNAVNTIPDVSLIVTGSASSDGSMGALPGVLAEYRQVPALTNLSSATISGDTITATRIDNHGTYELQASLPAVISVSDKAAKPRFPNFKGIMAAKKAEIKKITLAEIGVTPEQVGLAHAATAVTAAADRPERAQGDVIGASGAAAKIADYLAAENLI; via the coding sequence ATGTCCACAATCGTGGTTCTGGTTAAAAATGTTCCAGACACCTGGTCCAAGAGGACTCTGGAAGATGATTTCACCCTCGATCGTGAGGGTGTAGATCGAGTCCTGGACGAGATCAATGAGTTTGCCATGGAGCAGGCCCTCCTTCTTAAAGAAGCCAACCCCGACGCAGGCTACCGCGTTGTTGCACTGAGCGCTGGCCCCGCCAGCGGGGAAGAAGCACTGCGTAAGGCACTGTCCATGGGCGCTGATGAGGCCATCCAGCTCAGTGACGACGCCCTGGCTGGCTCTGACCTTTTGGGCACCGCATGGGCACTGAACAATGCAGTAAACACCATCCCAGATGTCTCCCTCATCGTCACCGGATCTGCCTCCTCTGATGGATCCATGGGCGCACTGCCTGGTGTTTTGGCTGAATACCGCCAGGTCCCAGCACTGACCAACCTGTCTTCTGCAACGATTTCTGGCGATACCATCACCGCAACCCGCATCGACAACCACGGCACCTACGAGCTGCAGGCTTCTCTTCCAGCCGTGATTTCTGTATCCGATAAGGCAGCAAAGCCACGCTTCCCTAATTTCAAGGGCATCATGGCAGCCAAGAAGGCAGAGATTAAGAAGATCACCTTGGCTGAGATCGGTGTGACCCCAGAGCAGGTTGGCCTTGCACACGCAGCAACCGCGGTGACCGCCGCTGCTGATCGCCCAGAGCGCGCACAAGGCGATGTCATTGGTGCATCCGGTGCTGCAGCGAAGATCGCAGATTACCTGGCTGCGGAAAACCTCATCTAG
- a CDS encoding electron transfer flavoprotein subunit alpha/FixB family protein — translation MSVTYVLVEQLDGRPEPVTLELITAARALGDVVAVVVGEPGTGAALAPELGQMGAAQVVTAEAAGASTRLILPSVDALHMLAANNPGPIVIAANARGNEIAGRLAARLASGVLTDVVGINADRTAHQSIFGDTIQVSAAVGGASPLYTLRPGAVDGVAQAAAGQVAPMEIPGATAKDVTITSFTQSAQSDRPELPQAKVVIAGGRGVGSEENFRTLVEPLADALGGAVGATRDAVDLGYYPGEYQVGQTGVTVSPDLYIGLGVSGAIQHTSGMQTAKKVVVINNDEDAPIFQIADLGVVGDLFEITPQLIEEINKRK, via the coding sequence ATGTCCGTAACTTATGTGCTGGTTGAGCAGCTAGATGGCCGCCCAGAACCAGTAACCCTCGAACTCATTACCGCCGCTCGTGCACTCGGCGATGTCGTTGCTGTCGTTGTCGGCGAGCCCGGCACCGGTGCGGCACTGGCACCTGAGCTTGGCCAGATGGGTGCAGCTCAGGTTGTCACCGCGGAAGCAGCTGGTGCATCGACCCGACTCATCCTTCCTTCCGTTGACGCCCTGCACATGCTGGCTGCCAACAACCCAGGCCCAATCGTGATCGCTGCGAACGCTCGTGGCAACGAAATCGCAGGCCGCCTGGCTGCGCGCCTGGCATCCGGTGTGCTTACCGATGTGGTGGGCATCAACGCTGACCGCACCGCACACCAGTCCATTTTCGGCGACACCATCCAGGTTTCCGCAGCTGTCGGCGGCGCATCACCGCTGTACACCCTGCGTCCAGGTGCCGTTGACGGCGTTGCTCAGGCCGCTGCTGGCCAGGTCGCACCGATGGAAATCCCTGGCGCCACCGCCAAGGATGTCACCATCACCTCCTTCACCCAAAGCGCACAAAGCGATCGCCCTGAACTGCCACAGGCAAAGGTCGTTATCGCAGGTGGCCGAGGCGTGGGCAGCGAAGAGAACTTCCGCACCTTGGTCGAGCCACTCGCAGATGCCCTCGGCGGTGCTGTAGGTGCAACCCGCGACGCGGTGGATCTTGGTTACTACCCAGGCGAGTACCAGGTCGGACAAACTGGTGTGACCGTCTCCCCAGACCTCTACATCGGCCTTGGCGTCTCCGGGGCGATTCAGCACACCTCGGGAATGCAGACCGCCAAGAAGGTTGTTGTAATCAACAACGATGAGGACGCACCCATCTTCCAGATCGCTGACCTGGGTGTTGTCGGCGACCTCTTTGAGATCACTCCGCAGCTCATCGAAGAGATCAACAAGCGCAAGTAG
- a CDS encoding cysteine desulfurase family protein yields MNTFYLDHAATTPMREVAAAAWMEHAQSLNPASQYGSGRKARSVVDSAREEIASLLGCEPIEVVFTASGTEADNLAVQGLYHASPLNRVISTPIEHPGVLETVKALESSGAEVELLPIGPDGRASSLVALDTPAAVATMMWANNETGAIQPVQEFVAAATAVGTPTHIDAVQVVGHLPVNFEELGVTTLAASAHKFGGPRGVGLLLARRSPAPSAVLHGGGQERGIRPGTVDVAGAAATAAALREAVAELDSEAQRLRNLRTMLCDAILARIPNVLVHTTEPSLPGHLHLSFPGAEGDSLIMLLDSLRIEASTGSACSNGVNRASHVLLAMGISETDARGAIRFTLGRTTTEEAIRSVIDVIEDVVSRARTAGMAF; encoded by the coding sequence TTGAACACTTTTTATCTGGACCATGCAGCCACCACACCAATGCGTGAGGTGGCTGCGGCCGCATGGATGGAACACGCACAGTCACTCAACCCAGCCAGCCAATACGGCTCTGGGCGAAAAGCACGCAGCGTTGTTGATTCCGCACGCGAAGAAATCGCCTCGTTGCTGGGCTGCGAACCCATCGAGGTGGTGTTCACCGCCTCAGGCACCGAAGCCGATAACCTCGCTGTACAGGGTCTCTACCATGCATCCCCGCTTAACCGCGTGATCTCTACTCCCATCGAGCACCCCGGCGTCCTCGAAACCGTCAAGGCGCTGGAATCTAGTGGGGCAGAGGTTGAGCTCTTGCCAATCGGTCCAGATGGACGTGCGTCCTCCCTCGTTGCCCTCGACACCCCCGCCGCAGTGGCCACGATGATGTGGGCAAACAACGAGACCGGCGCGATCCAGCCGGTCCAGGAATTCGTCGCCGCTGCAACTGCTGTGGGCACCCCAACGCATATCGATGCAGTTCAGGTCGTTGGACACCTACCCGTCAACTTCGAGGAGCTCGGTGTCACGACACTTGCAGCCTCCGCGCACAAGTTCGGTGGCCCACGTGGCGTAGGCCTGCTCCTTGCACGTCGCTCACCAGCGCCTTCCGCAGTTCTCCACGGCGGCGGCCAAGAGCGCGGCATCCGCCCAGGCACCGTTGATGTCGCCGGTGCAGCCGCCACCGCAGCCGCATTACGCGAAGCAGTGGCCGAGCTGGACAGCGAAGCTCAGCGTTTGCGCAACTTGCGCACCATGCTTTGCGACGCCATCCTCGCCCGCATCCCCAACGTTTTGGTCCACACCACCGAACCATCCCTGCCCGGACACCTTCACCTGTCCTTCCCAGGTGCCGAAGGCGACAGCCTCATCATGCTTCTCGATTCCCTCCGCATCGAAGCCTCCACCGGCTCCGCCTGCTCCAACGGCGTCAACCGAGCAAGCCATGTCCTCCTCGCCATGGGCATCTCCGAAACCGACGCCCGCGGTGCAATACGCTTCACCCTCGGCCGCACCACCACCGAAGAAGCCATCCGCTCAGTCATCGACGTCATCGAAGACGTCGTTTCCCGCGCCCGCACCGCCGGAATGGCCTTCTAA
- a CDS encoding GNAT family N-acetyltransferase produces MSAFHIRAEESDDIQAIFDVTQAAFSGIEHSDGTEQEIVDKLRSAGALSLSLVAEDEGQVVGHIAASEVVIAGSAQGWFGIGPVSVRPDRQQQGIGIALMGSALDQLRAEDAAGVVLLGDPGYYQRFGFEAVDGLVYPGAPAEYFMAVRLNAREFPQGVVEYHQAFGP; encoded by the coding sequence ATGAGTGCGTTTCATATCCGAGCAGAAGAATCTGACGATATCCAAGCGATTTTTGATGTGACTCAAGCGGCGTTTAGTGGCATTGAGCATTCGGATGGGACAGAGCAAGAAATCGTCGACAAGCTTAGAAGCGCTGGGGCGCTGAGCCTGTCCCTAGTCGCCGAGGATGAGGGGCAGGTGGTTGGCCATATTGCTGCGTCTGAGGTGGTCATCGCAGGTAGTGCGCAGGGGTGGTTTGGGATTGGGCCAGTAAGCGTGCGGCCGGATCGACAGCAACAAGGCATTGGTATTGCGCTGATGGGTAGTGCGTTAGACCAGCTGCGTGCAGAGGACGCAGCTGGCGTCGTGCTATTGGGTGATCCGGGCTATTATCAACGCTTTGGCTTCGAGGCCGTAGATGGGCTCGTGTACCCGGGTGCACCGGCGGAGTATTTTATGGCTGTTCGATTGAACGCTCGGGAATTTCCGCAGGGCGTGGTTGAGTATCACCAGGCGTTTGGGCCGTAA
- a CDS encoding spermidine synthase — MARKSSARHKNDHSASPATNTPIAGTYEGEYSVIELEADSYSTDGWLISINGVPSSHIVLGQPRALEFEYMRWITTGAEAFINAHLDATKLRITHLGGGACTMARYFADVYPQSRNTVVEVDGELARLAREWFDIPRAPRVKIRVDDARLVAESFAPASRDVIIRDVFSGAVTPHNFTTVEFFKHCHGGLAPGGLYVANCGDHSDLRGAKAEIAGLMEVFEHVAVIADPPMLKGRRYGNIILLASDTELFPSTSTDAAAITRKLLGGGVPAQYKDEVWVQKFASGAQPRHDEIYNETNTGITAQTPGDTQPRPAEIPERSIEQP; from the coding sequence ATGGCTCGAAAATCCTCCGCACGACACAAAAACGACCACTCCGCCTCACCTGCCACCAACACACCTATCGCCGGCACTTATGAAGGCGAGTATTCCGTCATCGAGCTGGAAGCCGATTCCTACAGCACAGACGGTTGGCTGATCAGCATCAATGGCGTTCCCAGTTCCCATATCGTCTTGGGACAGCCACGCGCCTTGGAATTCGAGTACATGCGGTGGATCACCACAGGCGCAGAAGCTTTCATTAACGCTCACCTCGATGCAACCAAGCTGCGCATCACTCATTTGGGTGGTGGCGCCTGCACCATGGCACGTTATTTTGCTGATGTTTATCCTCAATCACGCAACACCGTTGTCGAAGTCGATGGAGAACTCGCTCGCCTTGCTCGAGAATGGTTTGATATCCCCCGCGCACCACGAGTGAAAATCCGAGTGGACGACGCCCGGCTAGTCGCCGAAAGCTTTGCCCCCGCAAGCCGTGATGTCATCATCCGCGATGTCTTCTCCGGCGCAGTCACGCCGCACAACTTCACAACGGTGGAATTCTTTAAGCATTGCCATGGAGGTCTCGCCCCTGGTGGCCTTTACGTGGCCAACTGTGGTGATCACTCTGATCTGCGCGGGGCGAAAGCTGAGATCGCTGGGCTCATGGAAGTCTTCGAGCATGTGGCCGTCATTGCCGATCCGCCAATGCTTAAAGGGCGCCGATACGGCAACATCATCTTGCTCGCTTCAGACACCGAGTTGTTCCCCTCAACCAGCACCGACGCCGCCGCAATCACCCGGAAACTTCTCGGCGGTGGTGTTCCTGCGCAATACAAGGATGAGGTCTGGGTTCAAAAGTTCGCGTCAGGCGCCCAGCCCCGTCACGACGAAATTTACAACGAAACTAACACAGGAATTACGGCCCAAACGCCTGGTGATACTCAACCACGCCCTGCGGAAATTCCCGAGCGTTCAATCGAACAGCCATAA
- a CDS encoding AAA family ATPase has product MATQPARNPFRPTFGVSPTILAGRDSLLHSFRLGLAEGPGSPFRALLISGSRGMGKTVLLNEFEDAAAGQGWITLRAYPDDSMVRTLVDSAIPEALQSLDGPQSKRMLSSVAIPGIATVTAIADPSKKDPIPTLVSRLRELATKLRNNGTGILITLDELQSADVSQLHILATAVQDLLRDDFDIALVAAGLPEGIDRLLQHEGTTFIRRAERITLTPVSITDSVQMFTDTTAEGGKQMDPEAAKIAAHISVGYPYLMQLTGSLAWAQSALDNTDTITTTQVNHVRDEVIRRMGMQVHEPSLHQVPDGELTILYAMAQLSEQGSAMQDPMVSTGDIAQLMNVKPNALSMQRKQLLTRGLVEVPKYGYLSFTLPYMREHLLNNPQHRPI; this is encoded by the coding sequence ATGGCTACGCAGCCGGCACGAAACCCATTCCGTCCCACATTTGGCGTATCCCCCACGATACTGGCAGGACGCGACTCACTCCTCCACTCTTTCAGGCTCGGTCTTGCCGAAGGACCCGGAAGCCCATTCCGAGCACTGCTCATCTCTGGCTCGCGTGGCATGGGTAAAACTGTCCTGCTTAATGAGTTTGAAGATGCCGCCGCAGGCCAGGGATGGATCACCCTGCGGGCATATCCCGATGACTCAATGGTTCGCACACTCGTCGATTCCGCCATTCCTGAGGCGCTTCAATCCCTCGATGGCCCCCAGTCAAAAAGGATGCTCAGCAGCGTCGCTATCCCCGGCATCGCAACGGTCACCGCGATCGCTGACCCCTCCAAAAAAGATCCCATCCCCACCCTGGTTTCCCGACTCCGCGAACTCGCCACGAAGCTCCGTAACAACGGAACAGGGATCCTCATCACCCTCGACGAGCTGCAAAGCGCAGACGTTAGTCAACTTCACATCCTTGCCACCGCAGTCCAAGACTTGCTTCGCGACGACTTCGACATCGCCTTAGTCGCCGCTGGCCTGCCCGAAGGCATCGACCGTCTCCTTCAACACGAAGGCACCACCTTTATCCGCCGCGCCGAACGCATCACGCTCACACCGGTCAGCATCACAGACTCAGTCCAGATGTTTACTGACACCACAGCGGAAGGTGGCAAACAGATGGATCCAGAGGCAGCCAAAATAGCAGCGCACATCAGCGTCGGTTACCCCTACCTCATGCAATTAACGGGTTCCCTCGCGTGGGCACAAAGCGCGCTTGATAACACCGATACCATCACAACCACCCAGGTGAACCACGTTCGCGACGAAGTCATTCGACGCATGGGCATGCAGGTCCACGAGCCCAGTCTGCACCAAGTACCAGATGGCGAGCTCACCATCTTGTACGCAATGGCCCAACTATCCGAACAAGGCAGCGCCATGCAAGATCCGATGGTTTCCACCGGCGACATCGCACAACTCATGAATGTAAAGCCCAATGCCTTGTCTATGCAGCGCAAACAACTCCTCACTCGGGGCCTCGTGGAGGTCCCCAAGTACGGCTATCTCAGTTTCACCCTCCCTTATATGCGCGAGCACCTGCTCAACAACCCGCAGCACAGACCCATTTGA
- the mnmA gene encoding tRNA 2-thiouridine(34) synthase MnmA, whose translation MRVLAAMSGGVDSAVAASRAVAAGHEVVGVHLALSRDPQTVRESSRGCCSLEDSADARRVCDKLGIPFYVWDFSDRFKEDVIDNFIESYAIGETPNPCLRCNEKIKFAALLERGIALGFDAVVTGHYAQLTQPADGGDGYLRRGVDPDKDQSYVLGVLGAHEIAHCMFPVGDTVKPKIREEAGEAGFSVAKKPDSYDICFIPDGNTQAFLGKHIGLRPGMIVDQEGTTLREHAGVHEFTIGQRKGLDIKAPAADGRPRYVTDIDAQTGTVTVGSREDLKVSTIHADRLKFLHPGMDGQLECEVQVRAHGGVVACTASVDRESDFMVLNLHEPLSGVARGQAAVLYLPDADGDIVLGSGTICHTES comes from the coding sequence ATGCGGGTTCTAGCAGCAATGAGTGGAGGCGTCGATTCCGCCGTCGCAGCGTCGCGCGCAGTCGCGGCTGGTCATGAGGTGGTCGGTGTGCACTTGGCGCTGTCAAGGGATCCGCAAACTGTTCGTGAATCCTCACGCGGTTGCTGCTCATTGGAAGACTCTGCAGACGCCCGCCGAGTATGTGACAAGCTGGGCATTCCGTTTTATGTGTGGGACTTCTCGGATCGCTTCAAGGAAGATGTCATTGACAACTTCATTGAGTCTTACGCCATCGGTGAAACCCCCAACCCTTGCCTGCGTTGTAATGAGAAGATCAAGTTTGCAGCCTTGCTTGAGCGTGGAATCGCGTTGGGCTTTGATGCCGTAGTTACCGGTCACTACGCCCAGCTGACTCAGCCTGCCGACGGTGGTGACGGCTACCTGCGCCGTGGCGTTGACCCTGACAAGGATCAGTCGTACGTCCTTGGTGTGCTTGGCGCACATGAGATCGCTCACTGCATGTTCCCCGTCGGTGACACTGTGAAGCCCAAGATCCGTGAGGAGGCCGGCGAGGCTGGATTCTCAGTGGCAAAGAAGCCGGACTCCTACGACATCTGCTTCATTCCCGATGGCAACACCCAGGCTTTCCTGGGCAAGCATATCGGTCTGCGTCCTGGCATGATCGTCGACCAAGAAGGCACTACGTTGCGTGAGCACGCGGGAGTCCACGAATTCACAATTGGTCAGCGCAAGGGACTTGACATCAAGGCTCCAGCTGCTGACGGTCGCCCTCGATACGTCACCGACATCGATGCCCAGACCGGCACCGTCACTGTCGGTTCCCGCGAGGACCTTAAGGTGTCCACCATCCACGCCGATCGTCTCAAGTTCCTTCACCCAGGTATGGATGGCCAGCTTGAGTGCGAGGTGCAGGTTCGCGCGCACGGCGGTGTCGTCGCATGCACCGCGTCGGTGGATCGCGAATCCGACTTCATGGTACTTAACCTCCACGAACCACTGTCCGGCGTGGCCCGCGGCCAGGCAGCTGTGCTGTACCTACCTGACGCTGACGGCGATATCGTGCTGGGCTCTGGCACAATCTGCCACACGGAGTCCTAA
- a CDS encoding uroporphyrinogen decarboxylase/cobalamine-independent methonine synthase family protein — translation MGAYGLGELPGTSVAEAADIIGGETGDFRHLPQLPARGLGADQIGRTVGLLDMINIDRGARSWVMSTRPSRLTHLTGDFLDMDLDTCEEVWGTSVDKLKVQVAGPWTLGARIELANGHRVLTDPGAMRDLTQALIAGIEAHTTTVARRFRADVEVQVDEPELQALIDGSLPGTSTFDIIRAVNVSDVNERLRAVFDSIEAPTFLNLTDQTPSWEVARGAGATTVQVSMDRVRGNEHLDGFGETITSGVRLGLGLATPGDVVDELREVPRAHAVKVARFFDHLGVSRSHLVDDIDVHPRGGILHGTITDAAQAYRMAAVVADMLSRDSGDL, via the coding sequence TTGGGCGCGTATGGATTGGGCGAGCTCCCTGGAACTTCAGTCGCAGAGGCCGCCGATATTATTGGCGGCGAAACCGGCGATTTCCGCCACCTTCCGCAGCTTCCCGCACGGGGATTGGGCGCAGACCAAATAGGGCGCACCGTTGGTCTTCTTGACATGATAAACATCGATCGCGGTGCGCGGTCGTGGGTGATGAGCACCCGACCAAGCAGACTGACACATCTCACCGGGGACTTTTTGGACATGGACCTGGACACGTGCGAGGAGGTGTGGGGCACGAGCGTCGATAAGCTTAAAGTTCAAGTGGCAGGCCCCTGGACCCTCGGCGCGCGCATTGAGTTGGCAAATGGCCACCGTGTTTTAACCGATCCGGGTGCCATGCGCGACCTCACGCAGGCGCTGATTGCAGGCATTGAGGCGCACACGACCACCGTGGCGCGGCGGTTCCGCGCCGACGTCGAGGTGCAGGTTGATGAGCCTGAGCTTCAAGCGCTTATCGACGGCTCCCTGCCTGGCACCTCCACCTTTGACATCATCCGCGCAGTCAACGTCTCTGACGTCAACGAACGCCTTCGAGCCGTGTTTGACTCCATCGAGGCACCAACATTTTTGAATCTCACCGACCAAACCCCCTCGTGGGAAGTTGCTCGCGGTGCTGGTGCGACGACTGTGCAGGTGTCTATGGATCGGGTCCGCGGGAATGAACACCTTGACGGCTTTGGCGAAACCATCACCAGCGGAGTTCGTCTTGGCCTCGGCTTGGCTACGCCTGGTGATGTGGTTGACGAGCTTCGGGAAGTCCCACGCGCGCATGCAGTGAAAGTCGCCCGCTTTTTTGACCACTTAGGTGTCAGCCGATCCCACCTTGTCGATGACATCGATGTGCATCCGCGTGGCGGAATTCTTCATGGAACCATCACTGATGCCGCGCAGGCCTATCGGATGGCCGCGGTGGTCGCCGACATGCTGTCCAGGGACTCCGGCGACCTCTAA